Genomic window (Candidatus Poribacteria bacterium):
ATCGCCATGGTGTTCCAAGAACCGATGACGAGTCTCAACCCAGTTTTCACCATCGGCAACCAGATTTCAGAGGCAATCCAACAACACCAAAACCTACGCGGCGCTGCTGCAAGAAATGCTGCGATCGAGATGCTCGACCTCGTCGGTATTCCGGAACCTGCTGCCCGTTACGATGAATACCCGCACCAGATGTCCGGTGGCATGAAACAGCGTGTCATGATTGCGATGGCACTCTCCTGTCGCCCAGGGCTTCTCATCGCTGATGAACCCACAACCGCCCTGGATGTCACCATACAGGCACAGATCCTTGAACTCATCCAGCGACTCCAGCAGGAGTTGCAGATGGCAGTCCTATTGATTACACACGACTTGGGTGTTGTTGCTAATATCGCTGATCGTGTTGCTGTTATGTATGCTGGAAAGATTGCCGAGATGGGGACATGGAAGCAACTCTACGAAACTCCACAACACCCCTACACAGTGAAACTCCTGGAATCGACACCCGCACGGGATAAACGGGGGACGCAATTACACACAATTACCGGCAGAGTGCCGAAAGCGACCGAATACAATGATGGATGTCGATTTGCTGATCGCTGTCCAAAGGTTATGGATGGGTGCGAAAGTATTGCCCCAACGCTGCATACCGTTAACGGTGGTGCGCACAACGTCGCCTGTCATCTCTACAATCCTGAACCGCCCTTTTCGGTGCAGCTTGCAAACCGAAAACTTGCTGTACAAAAGCATGCTATAAAGACTTCGGCTGCAAGGCTTGAACTCGAAACAGAAATTGACTCAAAAAATGTGGATTCTTCGACACAACCGACAACGGCACAGCCGCAACTTCAGGTAAAGGATTTGTGTGTTCACTACCCCATTCAGAAGGGCATCTTCAAACGCACCGTCGGTTATGTTTATGCTGTTGACAACGTTACACTTGAGATTCCACGCGGCAAAACGCTTGCACTTGTTGGTGAATCGGGATCCGGCAAGACTTCGTTCGGCAAAGCCATCCTCCGATTAGGCGTGCCTGTTAAGGGTGATCTCGTCTATGACGGTACTAACATCGCAACTGCGACGCGGGAACTTATGCATCCCTATCGGAAACGGATGCAGATTATCTTTCAGGACCCTTATGCGTCTCTCAATCCCCGGATGATGGTGGGGGCTATTATTCAGGAAGGAATGCAGGCACACAACATCGGTGAGTCCGCTGATGAACGCCATGATCGGGTTGCAGAATTGATGCAGCGCGTGGGTCTATCGCCAGATATGGTGAACCGCTATCCGCATGAGTTCTCTGGCGGTCAGAGGCAGCGCATCGGTATCGCGCGATGTCTTGCTGTCGATCCAGAGTTCATCGTCTGTGACGAGGCGACCAGTGCACTCGATGTATCCGTGCAAGCGCAAATACTGAATCTCCTTAAATCGCTGCAATCCGATTTTAATCTGACTTATCTCTTCATTACACATAACCTTTCCGTCGTTGAGTACTTCGCGGATGAGGTGGCAGTAATGTATCTCGGTAGGATCGTTGAGCGTGGAACAACAGAGGAGATTTTCGATTCGCCCAAACATCCTTATACGCGTGCGCTCCTTTCCGCCGTCCCGAAGATGGATGAGAAGACCGGCGTTGAAAAAATTCAGTTGGAGGGTGATGTGCCGTCCCCAATCAATCGCCCGACTGGGTGTTATTTTCATCCGCGGTGCCCGGAAGTAATGCCGATGTGTAAAGACGAATATCCGGATGAAACCAGTTTCACGCAGACGCATACATGCAACTGTTACTTGTATCGAGATGGTTATCGGTAGTCGGTTATCGGTAACAAGAGGTGCTTTGTTTATCCAAGAATTTCTTTAACTGACAACTAATCACTGATAAAAAATATGCCAAAGATTAAAATACTCTCCGCAGATGTTGCCAATAAAATCGCCGCAGGTGAGGTCGTCGAGCGTCCTGCCTCAGTCGTCAAGGAACTCATTGAAAACGCACTGGACGCAGGCAGCACCTCTATCCGCGTCGAGATCCGTGCAGGTGGAAAACGCCTCATCCGCGTCTCCGATAATGGTGGCGGCATGGAACGCGAGGATGCACTCCTCGCCTTAGAACGCCATGCAACGAGCAAGGTAGACCGTATTGAAGACCTTGAATCTATTCAAACCTTTGGGTTCCGTGGCGAGGCTCTGGCAAGTATTGCCTCGGTCTCACAATTTGAACTCCTCACCCGTACGGCTGACGCACTTGAAGGAACGAAGGTGGACGTTGAGGGTGGTGTTTTTCGTTCTGTCCAAGAGAGCGGATGCTCTCCCGGCACCCACATGTCTGTTAACAACCTGTTTTACAATGTTCCTGCGCGCCTGAAGTTTCTGAAAACCGATACCACAGAGATGAATCATGTCACGAATCAGGTAACGTGGGCTGCGCTGGCGCATCCGAAAATCCATTTTTCATTGACGCACAACGGCAGATCAATTCTTGATGTCCGCGCCTGCGATTCATATCTTGAGCGGGTGCGTCTCCTCTACGGCAGAGAGTTCGCTGAGAACCTCATCGAGTTTACGGAGGAGCTGCCCGACCTGAAAATTTACGGTTTGCTCGGAAAACCTGAATTTACGAAGCCGAACCGGGAGTATCAACTCTTTTTCCTCAATCAGCGTCCGATTCGCAGTCGTATCATTGGCGCAGCGTTGACGGAGGCACTTGACGCAATGGTCGCTAAGGATCGGCAGCCCGTTGCGCTGCTTTTCCTAACGCTTGAACCTGAAGCAGTTGATGTCAATGTGCATCCCGCTAAAATCGAGGTACGCTTTCGGAACGAGCGGACGATTTATAGTGGTGTCGTCCGTATGATTCGCAACGCCCTCCATAAAGCGAAGTATATCCCCAAAATCGAAACTTCCACTGAACAGTCCCCATCTGAAGAGGATACTGAAAGCCGAGATGCCGATTTATCACAACGAGTTTCTACACCGAGGTCCACAACCCCGATTGGGGGGAGGCGAGTTGCCACAACGCCTACAGCACAAACACAGCGCGGGCAAACACCGCCTGTCCCGACACAGGAACCAGGCGACATCGGACAAGAGACTGAGGCTCCCGACACTTCTTCGGAAGCGCAAGTTCCGTCTACACCCACTGAAGTCGTCGTGCAACCCCCACAGCAACAGATTCCTGAAGGTGTGAATCTCAGCCTCCTCGACTTTGAGAATGTCCAACTCAAAGCGAACCTCTTTAAGACTTATATTGTCGCTGAAGCGGACGATAAAATCTTTTTCATTGACCAGCACGTTGCCGCCGAGCGTGTGCTTTATGAACGCTTCGTCAACCAGTTAAAAACCGATGGTATCCCTGTACAGGGATTGCTGCTGCCGGTCACTGTGGAAGCCACACCGCAGCAGCTTGGTGTTCTCAAAATCCACGGCGACATCTTCAAGAAACTCGGTTTTGATTTGGAGGAATTCGGGGGCAACACTATTCTGGTCCGGGCAATCCCATCGCCACTACCAACCCGTGTCGCTTCGCAGACCGTTACGGATCTGCTGGACAAACTTCCTGAAGAACCGCATACCGAGGTCCAACTCCCGGAAGCGATTGACAACGCCTTGGTAACGCTCGCGTGTAAGGCAGCGGTCAAGGCAGGGGATACATTGGATATGAAGGAGATGACGAACCTCATCAAGGAGTTGTCCGAGGCGAAGCTTCCGTTCAATTGTCCGCACTCCCGTCCTATTATTGTCGAGATGGGACGCGATGAATTGGAACGCCGATTTCACCGATAATCTAAAAATAACAAAGATTCGGAGATCACTCTTATTGGTGATATGCAAGGTTCCAAAAATAGATTTGACACAGGAAGAGGTCATTGAGTGCTAGCGGGAGGGCGATTGCTGATGTTTCCAAAAAATCTCTATATGGCAATCAAGTTGCTGGATAATCTCTTTAAAATGGTTATATGTAATATTTAAAATTCGGTTTACGATCGGAGACAGTAGGATTTGAAATCAAGATTTCCCCGACAGCGTCGGAAAAACCTACGGTTACAGGTTGAGATTCCCCAAGATGACACGCATTATAGTTCAATTTTGTTAAACCAAAAATGTCCTGTGCGACTCTTTCTATCGGTGCTTCTCCATGTTGAATATCAATACGTAAGGGAATAGGTGTTTCCCATCCGTCATAGGTCGCAATTCGTGGCTTAAATCCACTTCCCCACAATAAACCTGATTTGTTGTTGGTTTTCCAGAATGTTCCTCTAAGAACTGGCATGTTGCCTGACCGGAATAATCTTGGCGTACGTAGACGATCTGTACGTACTCTTACACCAACAAGTTTAGTATCCTTTGGACATGCGTCTTGATAGCCAGAAAATTCACTCTTACTAATATCAGATCGTGAATGCAAGAAAATCTCCTTAAGTTCCTTACCTTCAAGTTCTTTGTACGTCTCTAAAATACCACGTAAAAGGTTGTGTGCAGCGGACTTACTTAAGTGAAATTGCTTAGCTTCCAATGAATACCACGGTCCATACTCACCAAGAAAAACTATGCCATCTCCGGTATCAAGAAACATTTGTGCAGCACAGCAGGCGGTTTCTCCTTTTTCTGGTGTGACAGCTCGGCGAAAGGCAATACCGATGTAGCAAACACCATCACGAGCGGTAACAAGTCTCCAAGGTTTTCGGCCACATTTGTAATAAAGCGCAGTTCCGATGTTCCACATACGGTCCGAAAGTGGGGTAAGACTGCGTTCTCCGAATACATTATGATCTGTTAATCTTAATGTGGATTCACGCAGAATTTGCAAAGGGATTCCGTATTGCATTGCGCGCGCTTTAAACTGTCGCCGAAAATCAGGAAACAGTTTATACTGTTCTTCATCAAAATTAGCAATAAATTCAAGTTGTCCAGCTCTTCTTCGCTCTATTGTATTATTAGAAGCACGTTGAATGGAATCAGTAACATTTGACTCTGGGCGACAATTCTGCCAAATCTCATCTGGCACCACACAGATAGCTACACCAATACTCTCATCAAGTTTCCTTGTTTTCCTAAGTTGTTCAAGGTAATGGTCTACAACTCCAAATACCCGTTCATATTTATCTGAGTAACGAGAGATTTCAATGAGTCGGTCCCGATCAATTTGATAAGACCTAACTGGTTTGCTGGACCACGGCGAACAAAATGCTGCTTCGAATCCCGGAAATGGAGGCCAAAGTCTCTGATTTCCATTCGGGGCAAAAATGGCAGGACGATTCATAGCATCCGCCCATTTTTTAAAGGTAGTGATTCCTTTATCCGTTCCAATAAGAATATAAGATAGTCTGCCAGGTCTGGAAGGCAGATCAGCATCATAAGGACCGAAGAGTGCAAGCCCATCACGCGGATCAGCCGTACGCTGTCCGTAGCGGAATTCTAACTCTGGTTCATCAAATACTATGGTTGAATCAGTTATCTCCGATTCCCTCATCGCCAATATCTCCATCTGAAAATTCATCGTAGTTTCTGATCAATTCTGATCGTTCTCGACTAAGTTCATCAAGTACTTCTTCGTTAATGCCAACTGGAACATTCATACAAAGCGGGGTGGCATCAATAATAATTTGCGTTTCTTCTGATTCACCGATGGTTATTTTATCTCCATCTGCCAGGAACTGACTGACAGCCAGAGTACGGTTAAGCCAATCTCTATTCCACCAGTTTTTGCAAAGATGTTTTCGTCGTGAAACAATCGTACGATGACCTTTTAAAGGTTTTCCTTTTGTGTCTGAAAGGCGAACTCGTATCCGAACGAGAACTGTGAAATCATCAAAGAGATCTTGGCGGACAAAAAAGTCCGGAGCAAGAGAATATAGGTATTCGCTTCCAGATAAGTGTTTTCTTTTTCCACTGGCGGCTATATTAGCCTTTTTACCGTCAGGTTGAGTAAAACTGATTCGATTGCTCTTATCGGGATCTCGAGGAAAGTAGAGTCGTTCTGTTTCGCGGCAGTACTTCAATCCTTTCTGATGACATTTCACAATTAATGCTTTTCGGATAAGTTCTGATGCTAAGTGAGATGGCCAAATTCTGTATATCGGCTTCTTCACTTCGCGCCATAAGTCCCCTCCTTTCTCACCCTTTTTGGTCATACCATACTCCTTGATGATTGAAGCGGGAGGGTTATGAAAGCTCAGAAAAGTATATGGATCGATTTCCCTATAACTCCATTCCGACTTGAGTTTATCCAATTTTTCTTTTTCAATTGCTTTCTGTGATTTGAAGCGGTAAATTACCTTTGGGATTTGATGAACTCGAAAACAGTTTGAGAAAAGAGTTTCTTTTTCGTCTGACCGAACATCGTTGCCCAAAAAGGCTTCTGCGGCAATGAATTTCCCGTTAGGCAATGATAGCGGACAGTCAATAGATTTCAGTTTTTTCAGTAATTGCTTCAGTCCCTCAGCCCAATTGTCCTGAAATGGGATAAACTTTAAGGTTCTCGTAACCTGATCCAACTGTGTTTGATCTATACCATCCACATTTAAGGGTATAAGGAAATCTTGATCCCGCTCACTCCCGACGTTTAGGGCAAGTAATCTTTGCCGTGTTACTTCAAGGTCTTTCATGGATGCCCGCGAATACAGACCAATAAACCTGAAAGTTTGATTTTTAATTGCATCATCGATATCATCAGGAAAAGTTTCACCACCAAGTAATTGGAAACGTTCATACCAAACGAGATATCCTTCTGCGGTCAATTTCCTAGTTAACCAATCT
Coding sequences:
- a CDS encoding TIR domain-containing protein, with the translated sequence MAVNPTISCLQEVTDHFEFERLCSALMSLEGYSSIEPLGGSQDKGRDAIYVNASNQTTIFAYSVNKGWRVKLTEDAEKVHKHGHACNQFVFITTSKITAPQRDEAVAYIKNEFGWQLQLHGIERLRILLDVKHPQIKKQHPGIFHPEFLAAQDRIGNSTNQDHLFISAVDEDGVFADWLTRKLTAEGYLVWYERFQLLGGETFPDDIDDAIKNQTFRFIGLYSRASMKDLEVTRQRLLALNVGSERDQDFLIPLNVDGIDQTQLDQVTRTLKFIPFQDNWAEGLKQLLKKLKSIDCPLSLPNGKFIAAEAFLGNDVRSDEKETLFSNCFRVHQIPKVIYRFKSQKAIEKEKLDKLKSEWSYREIDPYTFLSFHNPPASIIKEYGMTKKGEKGGDLWREVKKPIYRIWPSHLASELIRKALIVKCHQKGLKYCRETERLYFPRDPDKSNRISFTQPDGKKANIAASGKRKHLSGSEYLYSLAPDFFVRQDLFDDFTVLVRIRVRLSDTKGKPLKGHRTIVSRRKHLCKNWWNRDWLNRTLAVSQFLADGDKITIGESEETQIIIDATPLCMNVPVGINEEVLDELSRERSELIRNYDEFSDGDIGDEGIGDN
- the mutL gene encoding DNA mismatch repair endonuclease MutL; its protein translation is MPKIKILSADVANKIAAGEVVERPASVVKELIENALDAGSTSIRVEIRAGGKRLIRVSDNGGGMEREDALLALERHATSKVDRIEDLESIQTFGFRGEALASIASVSQFELLTRTADALEGTKVDVEGGVFRSVQESGCSPGTHMSVNNLFYNVPARLKFLKTDTTEMNHVTNQVTWAALAHPKIHFSLTHNGRSILDVRACDSYLERVRLLYGREFAENLIEFTEELPDLKIYGLLGKPEFTKPNREYQLFFLNQRPIRSRIIGAALTEALDAMVAKDRQPVALLFLTLEPEAVDVNVHPAKIEVRFRNERTIYSGVVRMIRNALHKAKYIPKIETSTEQSPSEEDTESRDADLSQRVSTPRSTTPIGGRRVATTPTAQTQRGQTPPVPTQEPGDIGQETEAPDTSSEAQVPSTPTEVVVQPPQQQIPEGVNLSLLDFENVQLKANLFKTYIVAEADDKIFFIDQHVAAERVLYERFVNQLKTDGIPVQGLLLPVTVEATPQQLGVLKIHGDIFKKLGFDLEEFGGNTILVRAIPSPLPTRVASQTVTDLLDKLPEEPHTEVQLPEAIDNALVTLACKAAVKAGDTLDMKEMTNLIKELSEAKLPFNCPHSRPIIVEMGRDELERRFHR
- a CDS encoding dipeptide ABC transporter ATP-binding protein, which gives rise to MNDALLSVQNLKTYFRTPEGLARAVDGISFDIKPNEIFALVGESGCGKSVTALSVIQLVAQPAGFIADGAIYYKRQDITRLSEVDKRKIQGNDIAMVFQEPMTSLNPVFTIGNQISEAIQQHQNLRGAAARNAAIEMLDLVGIPEPAARYDEYPHQMSGGMKQRVMIAMALSCRPGLLIADEPTTALDVTIQAQILELIQRLQQELQMAVLLITHDLGVVANIADRVAVMYAGKIAEMGTWKQLYETPQHPYTVKLLESTPARDKRGTQLHTITGRVPKATEYNDGCRFADRCPKVMDGCESIAPTLHTVNGGAHNVACHLYNPEPPFSVQLANRKLAVQKHAIKTSAARLELETEIDSKNVDSSTQPTTAQPQLQVKDLCVHYPIQKGIFKRTVGYVYAVDNVTLEIPRGKTLALVGESGSGKTSFGKAILRLGVPVKGDLVYDGTNIATATRELMHPYRKRMQIIFQDPYASLNPRMMVGAIIQEGMQAHNIGESADERHDRVAELMQRVGLSPDMVNRYPHEFSGGQRQRIGIARCLAVDPEFIVCDEATSALDVSVQAQILNLLKSLQSDFNLTYLFITHNLSVVEYFADEVAVMYLGRIVERGTTEEIFDSPKHPYTRALLSAVPKMDEKTGVEKIQLEGDVPSPINRPTGCYFHPRCPEVMPMCKDEYPDETSFTQTHTCNCYLYRDGYR